From Frateuria aurantia DSM 6220, one genomic window encodes:
- the speA gene encoding biosynthetic arginine decarboxylase: MTTRWSIDAARYTYAVPHWGDGYVDINDAGEITVRPQGDRGPTLRLPELVEEARAQGLRLPLLVRFPDILIDRLRRLQAAFIKATREWDYAGGYTAVFPIKVNQQRSVSGELAERGGPGFGLEAGSKPELMAVLAMARPGSIVICNGYKDREYVRLALIGLKLGVRVHIVIEKPSELDHVLAEASDLGIEPLLGVRVRLASIGAGKWQNTGGDKGKFGLSPSQVLDLIGRLDQVGLKHTLRLQHFHMGSQISNVRDIASGMREASRYYVELCRLGVPLQIVDVGGGLGVDYEGSRSRSHNSINYSIEQYAATIVQSLAEASAEAGLPAPHIVTEAGRAMTAHHAVLVVNVTEVEPCPAGAAETPAGDEEEAPVLRRLRETYAELGQRPPLELFHEAQHHLQEGQTLYALGQLSLAERARLDDLYYAIANAVRSRLLPAERAHRQVMDELDEKLVDKYFVNFSVFESVPDIWAIEQIFPIAPIHRLDEEPTRRGVIVDLTCDSDGRIDHYVDAEGIDVSLPLHSLRPAEPYRLGIFMVGAYQETLGDIHNLFGDTDAVNVKVDGDGHVFSHLRRGDTTDLMLDYVGYDLDRLREVYRQRIVEAGLADNEATRLYQDLDRGLTGYTYLAEA; encoded by the coding sequence ATGACCACTCGCTGGAGCATTGACGCCGCTCGTTACACCTACGCGGTTCCGCATTGGGGCGACGGCTATGTCGACATCAATGATGCGGGCGAAATCACGGTCCGCCCGCAAGGCGACCGCGGTCCCACGCTGCGTCTGCCGGAACTGGTCGAAGAGGCCCGGGCCCAGGGCCTGCGCCTGCCCTTGCTGGTGCGTTTTCCCGACATCCTGATCGATCGGCTGCGCCGGCTGCAGGCCGCCTTCATCAAGGCGACCCGGGAATGGGATTATGCCGGCGGCTATACCGCCGTGTTCCCGATCAAGGTCAATCAGCAGCGCAGCGTCTCCGGCGAGCTGGCCGAGCGCGGCGGCCCCGGCTTTGGCCTGGAAGCCGGCTCCAAGCCCGAGCTGATGGCCGTGCTGGCGATGGCCCGACCGGGCAGTATCGTGATCTGCAACGGCTACAAGGATCGCGAGTACGTCCGCCTGGCCCTGATCGGCCTGAAGCTAGGCGTGAGGGTGCATATCGTCATCGAGAAGCCCTCCGAGCTGGACCACGTACTGGCCGAGGCCAGCGACCTGGGCATCGAGCCGTTGCTGGGCGTGCGCGTCCGACTGGCCTCCATCGGTGCCGGCAAGTGGCAGAACACGGGCGGCGACAAGGGCAAATTCGGTCTGTCGCCCAGCCAGGTGCTGGATCTGATCGGCCGGCTGGACCAGGTCGGGCTGAAGCATACCCTGCGCCTGCAGCATTTCCACATGGGTTCGCAGATTTCCAATGTCCGCGATATTGCCTCCGGCATGCGCGAGGCCAGCCGCTATTACGTCGAGCTGTGCCGGCTGGGCGTGCCGCTGCAGATTGTCGACGTCGGTGGCGGCCTGGGCGTGGATTACGAGGGTTCGCGCTCGCGCAGCCACAACTCGATCAACTATTCGATCGAACAATACGCCGCAACCATCGTCCAGTCCCTCGCCGAAGCTTCCGCCGAGGCCGGCCTGCCTGCACCGCATATCGTTACCGAGGCCGGTCGGGCCATGACCGCCCACCATGCCGTGCTGGTGGTCAATGTCACCGAGGTCGAGCCCTGCCCGGCGGGTGCCGCGGAAACTCCGGCCGGAGATGAGGAGGAAGCGCCGGTGCTTCGCCGGCTGCGGGAAACCTATGCCGAGCTGGGCCAGCGCCCGCCGCTGGAGCTGTTCCACGAAGCGCAGCACCACCTGCAGGAGGGTCAGACCCTGTATGCCCTTGGCCAGCTCAGCCTGGCCGAACGTGCTCGTCTCGACGACCTCTACTACGCCATCGCCAATGCGGTGCGTTCGCGGCTGTTGCCGGCCGAGCGCGCTCATCGCCAGGTCATGGACGAACTCGACGAAAAACTGGTCGACAAGTATTTCGTCAATTTTTCGGTATTTGAATCGGTGCCTGATATCTGGGCGATCGAGCAGATCTTCCCGATCGCTCCGATCCACCGTCTGGATGAAGAGCCCACCCGCCGGGGCGTGATCGTCGACCTGACCTGCGACTCGGACGGACGCATCGACCACTATGTCGATGCCGAGGGCATTGACGTCAGTCTGCCCCTGCACTCGCTGCGTCCTGCCGAACCCTACCGGCTGGGCATCTTCATGGTGGGTGCCTACCAAGAAACCCTGGGCGACATCCACAATCTGTTCGGTGATACCGATGCCGTCAACGTCAAGGTCGACGGTGACGGCCACGTGTTCTCCCATCTGCGGCGCGGCGATACCACGGATCTGATGCTGGACTATGTCGGCTACGATCTCGACCGCCTGCGTGAAGTCTACCGGCAGCGCATCGTCGAGGCCGGGCTGGCGGACAACGAAGCGACCCGGCTCTATCAGGATCTGGACCGTGGCCTGACCGGCTACACCTACCTGGCCGAAGCCTGA
- a CDS encoding sugar porter family MFS transporter: protein MSPASFMRVIAAISAIAGGLYGYDTGIISGALLQISRDFSLGSTGSELVASAILIGAVIGSLACTRMSATLGRRRTIMIVAAIYTFGVIACSLSPNAWALAIARLILGFAVGGSTQIVPTYIAELAPPEMRGRLVTYFCVSIGLGILAAAIVGVALQDVFTWRWMIGIAALPSLLLLLGMTRLPFSPRWLVEQDRVREARETLLQVRETPQEVREEMADIKDVFARKAAAADHGWRGLLQPWVRPALVAGLGVAAFTQLTGIEMMIYYTPTFLSKAGFGHGAALYAALGVAIVYLVMTFTGKMIVDHVGRRHLPMYTLPFAALALFGMAAVFQWNLGGHYHGALVVTCLLVYMCFNSVGIQAVAWLLGSEVYPLSIRDKATGAHSATLWGANVLCTATALTMVDTLGVGGAMVVYGLLNVVGFIFVVRCLPETAGRSLEQIERALKEGTFDPKHMNKVLRGPAAAQTGT, encoded by the coding sequence ATGTCACCTGCCTCGTTCATGCGGGTCATTGCCGCCATATCAGCCATAGCTGGCGGCCTGTACGGCTACGATACCGGCATCATATCAGGCGCCCTGCTGCAGATATCCCGTGATTTCTCGCTGGGATCGACCGGCTCGGAGCTGGTGGCTTCCGCCATTCTGATCGGTGCAGTCATCGGATCGCTCGCATGTACCCGGATGTCGGCCACGCTGGGACGGCGACGCACGATCATGATCGTAGCCGCGATATACACCTTCGGCGTGATTGCCTGTTCGCTGTCACCCAATGCCTGGGCACTGGCCATTGCGCGCCTGATTCTCGGCTTTGCCGTTGGTGGCTCGACCCAGATCGTGCCGACCTATATCGCCGAACTGGCGCCTCCCGAAATGCGCGGCCGGCTGGTGACCTATTTCTGTGTGTCGATCGGACTGGGCATTCTGGCCGCCGCCATCGTCGGCGTGGCCCTGCAGGATGTCTTCACCTGGCGCTGGATGATCGGCATTGCCGCCCTGCCTTCGCTGCTGCTGCTGCTGGGCATGACCCGGCTGCCCTTCAGCCCTCGCTGGCTGGTCGAGCAGGATCGTGTCCGCGAAGCTCGCGAGACCTTGCTTCAGGTCCGCGAGACGCCGCAGGAAGTGCGGGAAGAAATGGCCGACATCAAGGATGTGTTCGCCCGCAAGGCCGCCGCCGCCGATCACGGCTGGCGCGGACTGCTGCAACCCTGGGTCCGCCCGGCCCTGGTCGCCGGCCTGGGGGTCGCCGCGTTCACCCAGCTGACCGGCATCGAGATGATGATCTATTACACCCCGACCTTCCTGTCCAAGGCCGGCTTCGGTCATGGTGCCGCTCTGTACGCCGCGCTGGGCGTGGCCATCGTCTATCTGGTGATGACCTTCACCGGAAAGATGATCGTCGATCATGTAGGCCGTCGTCATCTGCCGATGTATACCCTGCCCTTTGCCGCGCTGGCCCTGTTCGGCATGGCCGCGGTGTTCCAGTGGAATCTGGGCGGCCATTACCATGGTGCCCTGGTGGTGACCTGCCTGCTGGTCTACATGTGCTTCAATTCCGTCGGGATCCAGGCCGTCGCCTGGCTGCTTGGTTCGGAAGTCTATCCCCTGAGCATCCGCGACAAGGCCACCGGCGCGCATTCGGCTACGCTGTGGGGTGCCAACGTGCTGTGCACCGCGACGGCCCTGACCATGGTCGACACCCTGGGTGTCGGTGGCGCGATGGTCGTCTATGGCCTGCTCAACGTGGTCGGCTTCATCTTCGTGGTGCGCTGCCTGCCGGAAACGGCCGGGCGCAGCCTGGAGCAGATCGAGCGCGCCCTCAAAGAGGGCACGTTCGACCCGAAACACATGAACAAGGTCCTGCGAGGCCCCGCCGCTGCACAGACCGGCACCTGA
- a CDS encoding sugar porter family MFS transporter — translation MDSDSQYKSPTTSLSASGYMTMIASIAAIAGGLYGYDTGIISGALGQISHDFSLSHVGEELVTAAILAGAVIGSLVCTQLSAGIGRRRTIMVVASVYVIGVLAAAASPNAWLLGISRLVLGFAVGGCTQIVPTYIAELAPPDKRGRLVTYFNVSIGVGILIAALVGFGLQDRWSWRIMIGVAVIPSLGLLLGMTKLPFSPRWLVEQDEIDAARQALMQVRETRQEVREEIRDIQSIQAEKEQASGLGWGGLAQAWVRPALIAGLGVAAFTQLSGIEMMIYYTPTFLSDAGFGHSAALLANVGVAVVYLTMTFCGKLIVDRVGRRHLALWTAPFAALALFVMGAVFKFDLGGAWHGQLVVACLLTYMLFTSIGIQVIGWLIGSEIYPLGIRDKATGLHSAMLWGSNLLLTVTALSMTHWLGVGGAMVVYGLLNVAGFLFVLRRVPETAGRSLEDIEQALKDGSFLPGRHRG, via the coding sequence ATGGATTCGGATTCGCAGTACAAGTCACCCACGACATCATTGTCAGCCTCGGGCTACATGACCATGATCGCCTCGATCGCAGCGATTGCCGGCGGTCTCTACGGTTATGACACCGGCATCATTTCCGGGGCACTGGGTCAGATCTCTCATGACTTTTCGTTGTCCCATGTCGGCGAGGAACTGGTCACCGCCGCCATTCTTGCCGGTGCCGTGATCGGCTCGCTGGTCTGTACCCAGCTCTCGGCAGGTATCGGGCGGCGCCGGACCATCATGGTGGTGGCATCGGTGTACGTGATCGGGGTGCTGGCCGCGGCAGCATCGCCCAATGCCTGGTTGCTGGGCATCTCGCGACTCGTTCTCGGCTTTGCCGTCGGCGGCTGCACCCAGATCGTGCCGACCTATATTGCCGAACTGGCGCCGCCGGACAAGCGCGGACGTCTGGTCACCTATTTCAACGTATCGATCGGCGTCGGGATTCTGATCGCCGCATTGGTCGGTTTCGGACTGCAGGATCGCTGGAGCTGGCGGATCATGATCGGGGTCGCGGTCATTCCCTCGCTGGGTCTGCTGCTGGGCATGACCAAGCTGCCGTTTTCGCCGCGCTGGCTGGTGGAGCAGGACGAGATCGATGCCGCTCGCCAGGCCTTGATGCAAGTGCGCGAAACCCGCCAGGAGGTCCGCGAGGAGATCCGGGATATCCAGTCCATACAGGCCGAGAAAGAGCAGGCGTCAGGCCTGGGCTGGGGCGGTCTTGCCCAGGCCTGGGTCCGCCCCGCCCTGATCGCCGGATTGGGCGTGGCCGCGTTCACCCAGTTGTCGGGCATCGAGATGATGATCTACTACACTCCGACATTTCTGTCCGATGCCGGCTTCGGCCATTCCGCCGCCCTGTTGGCCAATGTCGGTGTCGCGGTGGTGTATCTGACCATGACCTTCTGCGGCAAGCTGATCGTCGACCGCGTCGGTCGCCGGCATCTCGCGTTGTGGACAGCTCCCTTCGCCGCGCTTGCGCTGTTCGTGATGGGCGCGGTGTTCAAGTTCGATCTGGGCGGAGCCTGGCATGGCCAGCTGGTGGTGGCCTGCCTGCTGACCTATATGCTGTTCACCTCGATCGGCATCCAGGTCATCGGCTGGCTGATCGGCTCGGAAATCTATCCGCTGGGCATCCGCGACAAGGCCACCGGCCTGCATTCGGCCATGCTGTGGGGCTCCAACCTGTTGCTGACCGTGACGGCACTCAGCATGACCCACTGGCTGGGCGTGGGTGGTGCCATGGTGGTCTATGGCCTGCTCAACGTGGCCGGTTTTCTGTTCGTGCTGCGACGGGTCCCCGAAACGGCCGGACGCAGTCTGGAAGATATCGAACAAGCCCTCAAGGATGGCAGCTTCCTGCCTGGCAGGCACAGGGGGTGA
- a CDS encoding FUSC family protein yields MPQIIPSSWQAAARLLQPAWPEPAYRSAATFIVKVIAAGLVGLWLAMRLDLPDPSITLLTVLLVVNPQSGLVLAKSFYRAIGTVVGALATLGLYALVPQERVLFLLGLSVWLGVCVAEAQRNRNFAAYAYVLAGYTACIIGLPAVNDPTQVFDRAVARVSEVMLGILSAGFISDGLFPKPLRDIMLRELDAQYARMVNFCRHALIGDSSDKELDSAFRGFVSDAVVLENRRSSAIFESPELRAHNSVLLRLNWRFMESGTGLQRLHRWMAHLYRERASVAADSPRGLELDLVIRKVWVRYRELAEILPESAAPDHVPGLLELMHQLAQMRGRLLDEVIEERVELRASSESAAMDYDICAELLDQLLLELWRYTEAQVHLKGGSVPLLAIPPTQSDEATASHSFHHHRDNLMGLAAGLRTMLVVLVTALFWIQTEWDSGIGAMIYALMLSGLFAISPQPVAALKLVWRGFLLAFPVAALCYSVLLPELDSFAMLGVVMAPCLALGAWLLTQPKYAAMGAGYNIMLTSSMSLTGTMHYDMAHFINTVLGNLFGVSMATLGFAVLIPASSQWQQRRMLLGLRRYAVRACSAPLEGLTAAFESGSRDQLYALLAYPAMTKRQTRHVLDWAQTVHGLGRCALDLRHDLRRGSWPPGLVERVRRGVDALGAWFEHPGDPERELAYSLLLQAEQAWVAEYPESDDANCIRIRSMIHLLHVMLADRGAALDHTPGHAHRV; encoded by the coding sequence ATGCCTCAGATCATACCTTCTTCGTGGCAGGCAGCCGCCCGCCTGCTGCAACCGGCGTGGCCTGAACCGGCTTATCGCTCGGCAGCGACATTCATCGTCAAGGTGATCGCCGCCGGTCTGGTCGGCCTGTGGCTGGCGATGCGCCTGGACCTGCCCGATCCCTCGATCACCTTGCTGACCGTGCTGCTGGTGGTCAATCCCCAGTCCGGTCTGGTCCTGGCCAAGAGTTTCTACCGCGCGATCGGTACCGTGGTCGGGGCGCTGGCCACCCTGGGCTTGTATGCGCTGGTGCCGCAGGAACGGGTTCTGTTTCTGCTGGGGCTGTCGGTCTGGCTGGGGGTCTGTGTCGCCGAGGCCCAGCGAAATCGCAATTTTGCCGCCTATGCCTATGTTCTGGCCGGCTACACCGCCTGCATCATCGGCCTGCCTGCCGTGAATGATCCGACCCAGGTCTTCGATCGTGCGGTGGCACGCGTGTCCGAAGTGATGCTGGGCATTCTCAGTGCCGGCTTCATCAGCGACGGCCTGTTTCCCAAACCGTTGCGCGACATCATGTTGCGCGAGCTGGATGCCCAATATGCGCGGATGGTGAATTTCTGCCGTCATGCCCTGATCGGAGATTCCTCGGACAAGGAGCTGGACTCGGCTTTCCGCGGTTTCGTCAGCGATGCCGTGGTTCTGGAGAACCGGCGCAGTTCGGCGATTTTCGAGAGTCCCGAATTGCGGGCCCACAACAGTGTCTTGCTGCGTCTCAACTGGCGTTTCATGGAGTCGGGTACCGGTCTGCAGCGATTGCATCGCTGGATGGCCCATCTCTACCGTGAACGGGCCTCGGTAGCCGCCGACAGTCCCCGTGGCCTCGAGCTGGATCTGGTGATCCGCAAGGTCTGGGTGCGCTATCGCGAGCTGGCCGAGATCCTGCCCGAGTCGGCGGCACCGGACCATGTGCCCGGCCTGCTGGAGCTGATGCACCAGCTTGCGCAGATGCGCGGGCGTCTGCTCGACGAGGTCATCGAGGAGCGAGTCGAACTGCGTGCAAGCAGCGAGTCGGCGGCCATGGATTATGACATCTGTGCCGAGCTGCTGGACCAGCTGCTGCTGGAGCTGTGGCGTTATACCGAAGCCCAGGTACATCTCAAGGGTGGCTCCGTACCCCTGCTGGCGATTCCGCCCACCCAGTCGGACGAGGCCACGGCCAGTCACAGTTTTCATCATCATCGTGACAATCTGATGGGTCTGGCCGCCGGCCTGCGCACCATGCTGGTCGTGCTGGTCACCGCCTTGTTCTGGATCCAGACCGAATGGGACTCGGGCATCGGGGCGATGATCTATGCCTTGATGCTGAGTGGTCTGTTCGCGATTTCACCGCAGCCGGTAGCCGCTCTCAAGCTGGTCTGGCGTGGATTTCTGCTGGCCTTTCCGGTAGCGGCCCTTTGCTACAGCGTGCTGCTGCCCGAGCTGGACAGCTTTGCCATGCTGGGCGTGGTGATGGCCCCTTGTCTGGCCCTGGGGGCCTGGCTGCTGACCCAGCCGAAGTATGCCGCGATGGGTGCCGGCTACAACATCATGCTGACATCGTCGATGTCGCTGACCGGCACCATGCATTACGACATGGCGCATTTCATCAATACGGTACTGGGCAATCTGTTCGGGGTTTCGATGGCGACCCTGGGTTTCGCGGTGCTGATTCCGGCCAGCAGCCAATGGCAACAGCGCCGCATGTTGCTGGGTCTGCGTCGTTATGCGGTCCGTGCCTGCAGTGCGCCGCTGGAGGGTCTGACGGCGGCTTTCGAGAGTGGCAGCCGCGATCAGCTGTATGCCTTGCTGGCCTATCCGGCGATGACCAAGCGGCAGACACGGCATGTTCTGGACTGGGCCCAGACCGTGCATGGACTGGGTCGCTGCGCACTGGATCTGCGGCATGACCTGCGCCGGGGCAGCTGGCCGCCGGGGCTGGTGGAACGGGTCCGGCGCGGTGTGGATGCGCTGGGCGCCTGGTTCGAGCATCCGGGCGATCCCGAGCGTGAGCTGGCCTATTCACTGCTGCTGCAGGCCGAACAGGCCTGGGTGGCTGAGTATCCGGAGAGCGATGATGCCAATTGCATCCGGATCCGCAGCATGATTCATCTGCTGCATGTGATGCTGGCCGATCGCGGCGCTGCGCTGGACCATACGCCCGGCCACGCGCATCGGGTCTGA
- a CDS encoding DHA2 family efflux MFS transporter permease subunit — MSNTFRPPNLGLATVGLSLATFMQVLDTTIANVSLPTIAGNLGVSSEQSTWVITSFAVSNAIALPLTGFLTRRFGETKLFIWSTLLFALASLLCGLAQSMNMLILFRAIQGAVAGPMYPITQALLISIYPPAKRGMALALLAMVTVVAPIAGPVMGGWITDNYTWPWIFFINVPLGMFAVSVVATQLAGRPEHTERPKMDYVGLITLIIGVGALQVVLDKGNDDDWFNSQFIIAMSVTSAISLAVFLIWELTDKDPIVNLRLFRHRNFTTGTLSMVLGYAAFFGIALLIPQWLQRNLGYTATWAGLATAPIGVLPVLLTVFVGRYATRFDLRWLASFAFLVMGGTCFMRANFYGDVDFNHVVWVTLLQGLGVAFFFMPVLTIVLSDLQPREIAAGSGLATFLRTLGGSFAASIVTFLWQHRAIVHHSQLTETLTPYNPIAQQAMAQMGAAHDPQRARAQLEQMVNQQAFNISFDEVFYVLGIIFIALIAVVWLAKPPFTAKAGPAASGH; from the coding sequence ATGAGTAACACGTTCCGCCCGCCGAATCTCGGTCTGGCCACCGTGGGTCTGTCGCTGGCGACCTTTATGCAGGTGCTGGACACCACCATCGCGAATGTGTCGCTGCCCACGATTGCCGGCAACCTGGGCGTCAGCTCGGAGCAGAGCACCTGGGTCATCACTTCTTTCGCGGTCAGCAACGCGATCGCTCTGCCGCTGACGGGATTCCTGACCCGCCGTTTCGGCGAGACCAAGCTGTTTATCTGGTCGACCCTGCTGTTTGCCTTGGCCTCGCTGCTGTGCGGCTTGGCTCAGAGCATGAACATGCTGATCCTGTTCCGCGCCATCCAGGGCGCGGTGGCCGGACCGATGTATCCGATCACCCAGGCGCTGCTGATCTCGATCTACCCACCGGCCAAACGCGGCATGGCACTTGCCCTGCTGGCGATGGTGACCGTGGTTGCACCGATCGCCGGCCCGGTGATGGGCGGCTGGATCACCGACAATTACACTTGGCCCTGGATCTTCTTCATCAATGTGCCGCTGGGCATGTTCGCGGTTTCGGTGGTGGCGACCCAGCTGGCTGGCCGGCCCGAGCATACCGAGCGGCCTAAAATGGACTATGTCGGCCTGATCACCCTGATCATCGGCGTCGGCGCGCTGCAGGTGGTGCTGGACAAAGGCAATGATGATGACTGGTTCAATTCCCAGTTCATCATCGCGATGAGCGTCACCTCGGCCATTTCACTGGCGGTGTTCCTGATCTGGGAGCTGACCGACAAGGATCCCATCGTCAATCTGCGCCTGTTCCGGCATCGCAATTTCACGACCGGTACCTTGAGCATGGTGCTGGGTTATGCCGCCTTTTTCGGCATTGCCCTGCTGATTCCGCAATGGCTGCAGCGCAACCTGGGCTATACCGCGACCTGGGCCGGTCTGGCGACGGCACCGATCGGCGTCCTGCCGGTGCTGCTGACCGTCTTCGTGGGCCGATATGCGACACGCTTCGACCTGCGCTGGCTGGCGTCCTTCGCCTTTCTGGTGATGGGCGGCACCTGTTTCATGCGTGCCAACTTCTATGGCGATGTCGACTTCAACCACGTGGTCTGGGTGACCTTGCTGCAGGGACTGGGAGTGGCGTTCTTCTTCATGCCGGTGCTCACCATCGTGCTTTCGGATCTGCAGCCGCGTGAAATTGCCGCAGGATCCGGGCTTGCGACCTTTTTGCGCACCCTCGGCGGCAGCTTTGCCGCATCGATCGTCACTTTTCTCTGGCAGCACCGGGCGATTGTCCATCATTCGCAACTGACTGAAACCCTTACGCCTTACAATCCGATCGCGCAACAGGCCATGGCGCAGATGGGAGCCGCCCATGACCCGCAGCGGGCCCGGGCTCAGCTGGAACAGATGGTCAACCAGCAGGCTTTCAATATTTCGTTTGACGAAGTGTTTTATGTTTTGGGTATCATCTTCATCGCTTTGATCGCGGTCGTCTGGCTGGCAAAACCACCGTTCACTGCCAAAGCGGGTCCCGCCGCCTCCGGTCACTGA
- a CDS encoding efflux RND transporter periplasmic adaptor subunit: MSAQTPDTAAAAPAPKNRRGAMLRILLLVVVLVAIACTVWYFLVGRWSESTDDAYVDGNLVQITPQTTGTVVSIGADNGDLVHAGDMLVKLDPSDADIALAQAKAELAGTVRKVRGYYSTVNGAKAMVAAQKVALGRAQADFKRRRELAESGAISREELAHARDELAAVQAALSNSQQQLQTSQVLIDDTVVASQPDVQAAAARLRSAYLADVRDTIVAPVTGYVAQRSVQLGQRVQPGAALMAVVPLHQVWVNANFKETQLNHMRLGQPVELRSDIYGSAVRYHGHVESLGIGTGSAFSLLPAQNATGNWIKIVQRIPVRVYFDDPRELDRYPLRIGLSMDAEVNLHQQGGALLPTEAPSAPVFATKVYQQQLAHADQLIQDIIHANMAGQVGH, from the coding sequence ATGTCCGCTCAAACTCCTGATACGGCCGCCGCCGCTCCGGCCCCGAAGAATCGGCGCGGTGCGATGCTGCGAATCCTGCTGCTGGTCGTGGTACTGGTCGCGATCGCCTGCACCGTCTGGTATTTCCTGGTCGGTCGCTGGTCCGAAAGCACGGACGATGCCTACGTCGATGGCAATCTGGTACAGATCACGCCGCAGACGACCGGCACCGTGGTCAGCATCGGCGCCGACAATGGCGATCTGGTCCATGCCGGTGACATGCTGGTCAAACTGGACCCCAGCGATGCCGACATCGCGCTGGCCCAGGCCAAGGCCGAGCTGGCCGGTACCGTGCGCAAGGTGCGCGGCTACTACAGTACCGTCAATGGTGCCAAGGCCATGGTCGCCGCCCAGAAGGTCGCGCTGGGTCGTGCGCAAGCCGATTTCAAGCGGCGCCGGGAACTGGCGGAGAGCGGCGCGATTTCGCGCGAGGAGCTGGCCCACGCCCGCGATGAACTGGCCGCCGTCCAGGCCGCCCTCAGCAACAGCCAGCAGCAGCTGCAGACCAGCCAGGTTCTGATCGACGACACGGTGGTGGCTTCGCAGCCCGACGTGCAGGCCGCAGCCGCCCGTCTGCGCAGTGCCTATCTGGCCGATGTGCGCGATACCATCGTCGCGCCGGTCACCGGCTATGTCGCCCAGCGCAGCGTGCAGCTGGGGCAGCGGGTACAGCCGGGTGCTGCGCTGATGGCCGTGGTGCCCTTGCACCAGGTCTGGGTCAATGCCAATTTCAAGGAAACCCAGCTGAACCATATGCGGCTGGGGCAGCCGGTAGAGCTGCGTTCGGATATCTATGGCAGCGCAGTCCGTTATCACGGCCATGTCGAAAGCCTCGGCATCGGCACCGGCAGCGCTTTCTCTCTGCTGCCGGCGCAGAACGCGACCGGCAACTGGATCAAGATCGTGCAGCGCATTCCGGTGCGCGTGTATTTCGACGATCCGAGGGAGCTGGATCGTTATCCGCTGCGGATCGGCCTGTCGATGGACGCGGAGGTCAATCTGCACCAGCAGGGTGGTGCCCTGCTCCCGACCGAGGCACCGAGCGCTCCGGTATTCGCGACTAAGGTCTATCAGCAGCAGCTGGCCCATGCCGACCAGCTGATCCAGGACATCATCCACGCCAATATGGCAGGGCAGGTCGGGCACTGA